Proteins found in one Arachis stenosperma cultivar V10309 chromosome 8, arast.V10309.gnm1.PFL2, whole genome shotgun sequence genomic segment:
- the LOC130945525 gene encoding zinc finger BED domain-containing protein RICESLEEPER 1-like, producing the protein MERFETAEDIKKKKTKAATSDVWRYFTKFEPGDDGIDRAQCNGCKQKFKAGGKQYATSSLKHHLNSGLHLNVTTRWNSTYIMLESVIKYQKAFEYLKATDHTYKHCPSIDEWGRAERICEFLYPFYETTNLISDTSYRTSNLYFLQVYHIQCALTGSLRSEDELLRSMGEKMMNKFKKYCKKYSVILAFGAILDPKCKIFTLELMYEEIDAKTAKGKVEHMKKKLYKLFEKFDKNSLSTVEAQGPSIQSSSMVHTPESVRKKRFAIVGKLMKHNHQVEVFSEKNSLDTYLEESLLSKDCFEDLDVLELWKLYESRYSKLSIIARALLSIPITTVTSESAFSIGAHVINKYKSRILPENVETVICTRNWNKGFVDDEGESKDVNPQGVRQGGVSTSRSDSNFIDLEVDN; encoded by the exons ATGGAAAGATTTGAAACGGCAGAagatattaaaaagaaaaagacgaAGGCAGCAACATCTGATGTGTGGAGATATTTCACAAAGTTTGAACCTGGTGATGATGGTATAGATCGTGCTCAATGTAATGGATGCAAACAGAAGTTTAAGGCTGGTGGTAAACAATATGCGACATCGTCACTTAAGCATCATTTAAACAG TGGGTTGCATCTAAATGTTACTACTCGATGGAATTCTACGTACATTATGCTTGAAAGTGTTATAAAGTATCAGAAGGCCTTTGAGTATTTGAAGGCAACTGATCATACTTATAAGCATTGTCCTTCGATTGATGAATGGGGGAGAGCTGAAAGGATATGTGAATTTTTATACCCCTTTTATGAAACTACTAATTTGATTTCTGACACATCTTACCGTACTTCGAATTTGTATTTTCTACAAGTCTATCATATTCAATGTGCTTTGACGGGAAGTTTGAGAAGTGAAGATGAGCTTCTAAGGAGTATGGGAGAAAAGATGATGAACAAATTTAAGAAGTATTGCAAAAAGTATAGTGTCATTCTTGCATTTGGTGCTATTCTTGATCCTAAATGTAAGATTTTTACTTTAGAACTTATGTATGAAGAGATTGATGCTAAGACTGCAAAAGGGAAGGTAGAACacatgaaaaagaaattatacaagctttttgaaaaatttgacaaaaattcTCTTTCAACTGTTGAAGCACAAGGACCTAGTATTCAATCTTCATCCATGGTCCATACCCCTGAAAGTGTAAGGAAGAAGCGATTTGCGATTGTTGGT AAATTGATGAAACATAACCATCAAGTTGAGGTCTTTAGTGAAAAGAATTCACTTGATACATACTTGGAGGAGTCACTTTTGTCAAAGGATTGCTTTGAAGATTTAGATGTTTTGGAATTGTGGAAATTATATGAGAGTCGTTATTCGAAGTTATCAATCATAGCACGTGCCTTATTGAGTATTCCAATTACTACGGTTACATCAGAATCTGCCTTTAGTATTGGAGCTCATGTCATTAACAAATATAAAAGTCGAATATTGCCAGAAAATGTTGAGACTGTGATTTGTACTCGCAATTGGAATAAAGGCTTTGTTGATG ATGAAGGTGAAAGTAAAGATGTGAATCCTCAAGGTGTTAGGCAAGGCGGTGTTTCAACTTCTAGATCAGATTCAAATTTTATTGATTTAGaagttgataattaa